Below is a genomic region from uncultured Desulfovibrio sp..
CTTGCTCCACGATTGCTCACATCACTCTTCTTGTCGGACACCCTCTTGCCCAACGCCTCCATTACGGTGTCAAACAAGGTTGACGAATTCACCGGCTTGGCAAGAACTGTATTCACCCCAACATTTTTGGCCTCAAGGGAAATACCTTCATTGTTGTAGCCCGTGACCAAAAGGACAACGAAAGCATCGCGGGTGGCTTTCTGCCTAATCCGCTTGGCAACGGCGACACATTCCGTGTCAGACTTTTTTGAATCCAGCAGAACAAACAAGAAGGGGTCGTCGCTGTCTGTCTTATCCAGTGCATCCAGGGCTTCTGCGCCAGTGGTAACAGTGACGACACGGCAGAAGAAAGATTCCAAACATGAGGTTAGCGTGCGTTTTGTCTCGCTGTTTTCTGACACAACAAGACAACGTAAATGCTGCAAGTCCTGCATCAATACATCGTCAATTAGGCAGGCCTCTTGCTCACCCAATCCAACCCACGCGGTAAACCAGAAGGAACTACCTTGGCCCGGCACACTATTAACGCCAACTTCACCACCCATCAGTTCAGCCAACCGCTTGCAAATCGCCAGGCCAAGCCCTGTACCGCCATAATTGCGCGAAATTGAACCGTCAGCTTGCGTAAAAGCATTGAACAAATCGCTACTCTGCGACTCATCCAGGCCGATGCCGGTATCTGTAACGGCAAAACGAAGCAGTATGCGGTCCACACGACGCTCAACTTCCTTCACAGAAAGGAGTACGTGACCTTTTTCAGTAAATTTGATGGCATTTGTGGCATAATTTATAAGCACTTGTGAAAGACGCAAAGGGTCTCCCATCAAGTTATGAGGAATCGTGGCGTCTATGTCGAAAATAATTTCTAGATCGCATTCATCAGCTTTAACAGAAATAACACTGTATATTCTGTCAATGAGTTCCGTAAGATTAAAGTTAACTTCATCTATAACCATTTTCCCGGCTTCAATTTTAGAAAAATCCAGGATATCATCAATTATTCGCAAAAGAATATTACCAGAAAGCTGGATATCACTGACATATTCACGCTGCTTGTCAGTGATATCTGAATGCAATGCCAGGTGGGCAAGACCTAAAATTGCATGTATTGGCGTTCTTATTTCATGGCTCATCCTAGCCAAAAATTCACTTTTTGCCTTGTTTGCTTCCTCAGCAATAAGTTTTGCATGCTCCAGGTAACTGGCTGCGGCATGTTGTTCCGTAATATCCAAGGATAAAGAAACCACACCAGTCATGCGATTACTGCTATCCATCAGCGGGATTTCGGTCGTGCGCAGCAGGTGCTCGCTCCCATCGGCAAAAACATGAATGAACTCAAAAGTCTGGGTAGTGCAGTTTCCTCCGGCGCAGAGATTGTTCTCCATGTTTTCCCTGGCGGTCTCGCCGAGGAAAATTTCCTCCTGTGTTTTGCCCAGAATGTTTTCAGTTTTTAGGGCGTACACGTTTTCAAAAAAACGATTGCCCATAAGGTAGCGCCCTTCGGCATCTTTGAGAGTTACCATGCAAGGCAAATTATCAATAATGACGCGCAACATGCGCTCTTGTTCGGCAAGAGCGAGTGCGGCGCGACGTTTTTCAGAAACATCCTCAATGTATGCAGTCAGTTGAACAATTCCATCTGGTAACAACTTATAGTGACTACAAAAATTAAGATAACAATCATATCCTCCCACAACAGCACGCAGCTGCACCTCGGTCTGTTCATGCTCCTGACCGGCAAACATACGGGTCAGCACATTATTGAGCCCAGTCCTTGCCATTGCAGCATCTTGTGGATCAACATTGCGCCATAAGGATTCAGGACTAGTAATTATTTCATCAACAGTAATTCCAAGTAGTTCACACATTCTCTGACTAGTAAATGTGAATAATCTGCTTCCATCTTCAAAACAGCACAACTGAAAAACCCCTACAGACAGGGATTCAGCCATATCTACCAATTGAGTTTGAGACCTCTTTACATTCTTTAAAGCTGCCAAAATTTCGTTTTTGTGCGCCACCAGCTGTGCCTGGGACAAAACCAGAGAATTTGCCTGAAGACATGTCTTATCAAGCAGTTCCTTTACCTGAAGACTGCTAGACAAAATTTCCAGATTTTGCCCCACAACGGGCAGCAATTCTTCCATAAAAAACTCAACGAGTTCGCCTTGCGGCTCTGCCAGAACAAGTTCAAGTACAGCCAGCTTTTTACCCTGGCTGATTACTGGCAATAGAAGCCACCTGCCTCCAGACACATTACGTGCACAGATGAAGGTACCAGTCGGCACGACATCTTCATTGCCGTTGCCTGCAATTTTTGCATCAAAAAAGTATGAGGAGGAGGAGGAGCATGCAGGATCCAAATCGCAAAATGCAGAACCATCAACACTTGTAAAGTTTTCCTGAGAGTTGTCTGCCAGATAAAGTTCACATTGCGTAATACCCCATCGGCCACGTAGCCGTGAAAGCAAAGCAAAAGAAAATTCAGAAAAGGTCGTTGCGGACAGCAGAGCTTCGGCAATATTGCCAACTTCAGTTTTTACACGCAAAAATTTGCTGTGCTCAGCCGCACATACCCTCAGCCTGTCCAGGTTATTTGCAAGTTGCCCTATTTCATTATTCCACCTTCTATAAGGAACTACCTGCTCATAACACCCGTGGGTTACGCTTTCTATTGCCTTGCATAAACTGCGCAGCGGCCGAACCACGCTGACTTTGAATATTGTCAGCACAATACACAATGACATGACCACGGTGATTGATATCGCCAATGCAAACATGGAAATGGTTTTCCGGGTGTTTGCCATGACGTCATCCCGATCCAGAATCAACCCATTGCGCATTGATTCGGCAAGACAAGAGGTGTCGTGCCTGAGCGTGTTCAGAAACGGCAAAACCTTATCATGCATATATTCAAGGGCGTACACTCGAGTATGAGTCCTCGCCACATCCTGAACCTTGTCAAATTCAACAAGCAGTTCCCCAAACTGTCGTCTTAGCGCATCAATGCCCTCGGCATTGTTTGGTGATTTATTTTTAGCAACTGAAATCAACGAAAAGTACGCATTAATATTTTTTTCTAGCTCTACTCTACTCGATAGATGTTTTTCTTCACTATCTTGCAGAGCAAGTTCATATACCTGCTGGTATGCAGAAACACTTTCTTTATTTGAGCTTATCACTGCAATTACAGCTTTTATTTTTGTATCCACAAGCTCTGCATACAAGGAGTCGACGCTTTCACTGCCCTTAGCTGCAAGCACAAAAATAATTATCAACGCAGTGCCCGTGGGAAGAAGCGAAATAACCAGCTTGGCGCGAATGGAGAGATTGGCAAACCAAGTTATAATTTTTAAGTATATCAGATAAAGAGCTGCCATCTATCGTATCCAGCACACTACATGATTCTAATATTATAAATAAATATGTATTCACAATTTTACACATCAAACCATGAATACCTGCCAGTAGAAATCTTACAGCAAGAATATATATTGAATTGTAAAATTGAATTTTAAGATTTTACACAATTTTACATTGATCACTGTTTTTTTTCTCATACCATGTAAAAAATCATTAAAATTTTAACCAGGACATCATCTATCACTGCCAACAAAAAAACATATCGCGTGGCTTGTAATAATGAAGAATTACGAATTCCACAGAATACTATTATCCAGCATGTCATGCATAAAAGTTGAATGATAACATATAAAAACGAGATAAATTCATGAGCACAGAACGAAAGTATACTTTTTCATGGAGTACTATCGGAGATAACATGGCTGTTGCACGCCCAAGCCTTGGAGTATATACCCGCATTGAAGTATATAGACTTCTGCAATATACTTTGAGAGACATTCTTGAAGATGAATTTGGACATATAAAAACAGATGAAATATTCCGCAGAGCCGGTGCTCTTGCAGGCAAAGAATTTTATAAAAAGTATATTACAGATGTCAGTGACATTTCAGGCTTGGTGAAAATCATTGAAGACAAGTTCATGGAACTGGGAATAGGTATCTTTCGCGTGGAAAGTATCGATCTCGACACCCTGAGCTTCACTCTGAATGTTGAAGAAGACCTCGACTGCTCTGGACTGCCGGACAGCAACGAACAGATTTGCGTTTATGATGAGGGCTTTATCCAGGGCATCCTTGAATCGTACACGGGGACAAAGTTCAAAGTCCGCGAGATTGACTGTTGGTGCACCGGAGCCCGCACCTGCCGTTTCAACGCCAATGCTATAGATCAGACGCACGGTGATTAATGAAAATGGATCTCTTTGTTGATTGCGACATGCAGATAAGCACGGTGCATAAAGTACTGCATCATGTTGAAAAATTGCTCGATGCTGCAACCCCTCCGGAAGTTCCTTCTGCATTTACAAAAAACGAAGACTTTATCCGGCTGCATGAAAAAATGATATCCTTGCGTGATATTATGACATCTTTTGCTTCCGGCGACCTTTCCCCCCAGATTACAATGAGCGGAGTTGTCGCAGGGTCATGCAAGGCTTTACAGGCGAACCTTCGGCATATGACATGGAAGGTGCAGCAAGTTGAAAATGGAGACTATTCGCAACGCATGGACTTCATGGGAGACTTTTCGTCTTCATTCAACAGCATGGTAGTCCAGCTTGCAAACACGATAGATGCTTTACAGCAGAAGGAAGCGTCCCTTCAGGAAGAGGCCAGGCAACGCAATGAAGCCATGAGGCAACTGGAGCAAAGTGAAGCCAAATTTAAATATATGGCACAGCATGATCCACTGACTGGCGTGTTTAATCGCAGATTTTTCTTCTTTTCCGCAATGGAACAGATGGAGCGGTGCTTTGCAATGCGACGAAACTGCTGCTATTGCCTTCTTGATGTAGATCACTTCAAAAAATTTAATGATACATACGGCCATGTTGAAGGCGATTGGGCATTGAAGCATATTGTGGAGCAAGCTCAAAAAAGCCTGCGGCGGGCTGACATCATGGGGCGTTACGGGGGCGAGGAATTCATCTTTTTCTTTTCCGATGCCGATATGGAACAGGGCCGTGCTGCGGCGGAGAGAATTCGTGTAGCGGTGGAAAGTGAGCCTTGCCAGCTTCAAGATGGCAGAAAAATTCCCGTGACTGTGAGTATGGGGGTTGCAGGCCTGCTAGCAAAAAAAGTGGCAGACCAGAATAGCAATATCCTTCAGCAACATGCAATAAAAATAGCTGACACAGCATTGTATCAGGCCAAGGGAAACGGAAGGAATACCGTTCATGTTGCTGAAATTGTTAATATTACATAAAAAATGCGTGCCTCACACCTTTTTCTATGACACTCCATATTACCCGCTCGCAATAAACTGCCCCCCGTAGGAAGTAACCGATCTGTTTGTATTCAAAAAATTCAAGCACAGCCTTATGACCTGGAATTTTCCCATCCAGGCACATAGGTCGAATATTCTAAAAGCTGTTGCTGGTTCCAGGCCATTGCAGGTCATGAAGATTATTTCATTCAGCAGAATCTTGAATGCCCCACAAAAGAACGCATATTTAATGCTTTTTTTGTGGCATCCCAACTAGCTAGTGACGTGAATGAAGCGTTTTTGTGATCCATATTCCTTTCAGAAAAGCTCTCCGGCCTGACGGCGCTTAAGGAAATCTCATAATTCCATTCTCTGGTATTCTACTTGTTGATGTTACATTATCCTGTGAGTGCTTTTATCTGTAAATTATCATGTATTTTTAACGTGTTAAAGCATATGAACGAAAACCATATCCAGCAGTCTTCTAGCTAGTTGATCAATCTTAAAATTTTTACTGCTTTTCGGGCCGACAATCGAAAAATGCATTTTCTGCATCACCGCCTGTTGAAAAGTGATTCGCGGTGTCGTCCCTTGTTGCGCAGGACATCAGTTTTCGGTGGAAAGCTATACGACCCACTATCTTAAAAAGTTGTGCTCCTAGATTGTTCCTGAAAAAATGACTATGGTTGTTCGGATTGTACTCCTTGACAGCCCAATTGCATTAAAGGCAATCTTGACAACGGTGACAGTCTATCAGATGCAACCTTTCATAAGGCTATACACATATGCTTTCTGATCTTCAGCCTTCAGTGCAATCATACGCTGACGTCATTTCCAAAGTTACAGGTATTGACGTTGAAATTATGGACAGCAGTATGGTTCGTGTTGCTGGAACAGGCATATATGCCGACAAGGTGGGCGAGAGCCTTGCGCAGGCTGGAGAAGTGTACAAGGAGGTCATGCGGAGCCGCCAAACAGTGCTGGTTAAATCCCCACGGCACCATGAAATCTGCACCAACTGCCATAATCAGGATAACTGCCGCGAGCGTTTCTCTCTGGCGACCCCCATTGCCGATGCCGCAACCCTGCACGGCGTCATTGGCCTTGTCTGCTTCAACGATGAAGACCGCGCCCGCGTGATGGCCTCACTGGACAGCTATTCCGCCTTCATTTCTTTTCTGGCCGACGGTCTGGCCCTGAAAATCGGCGAAAAAACGCACCTCAGCCAGACCACGCGTATGCTCGACCTCATGCTTCAGGCCGTGGATATTCCAGGCCTTGGGCTTATTTTGTTCAACCGGGACGGTAGCCAGCTCTACGCCAACACCCCAGCTCGCGAATTTTTTGGTGAAACACAAGGCAAAAACCTTCAGTCTGGCGATATCCAGCCCTGCGGCAGCTCTGTATACGGCTACGAAGAATTTGAGGTCAAAGCACCGGATGGGGTCGTGCATACGTTGCCAGGCCGAATGGTGCATCTGGATTGCGGGCAACACTACTCGGCCGACATGTTCGCCTTTGAGCTGCCCAAGAGGCTGGCGCGCCTGGCTGGCGACCTGAACTCCCACAGCGCGGCCTCGGGCTTTGATTCCATCATTGGCAGCTCCGGCCCCCTTGAAAGCCTGAAAACCAAGGCCATGCAGATTGCTGATTCCGGTTCAACGGTTCTGATCACCGGCGAATCCGGCACAGGCAAGGAGCTTTTGGCCCGGGCCATACACAATGCCGGGCCGCGCAAAAATGCGCCGTTCATTGCCATTAACTGCGGCGGCATTCCTGATACGCTGCTTGAGAGCGAGCTTTTCGGCTATGTCAGCGGCGCATTTACGGGCGCCTCCAGCAAAGGGCGCATGGGAAAGTTTGAACTGGCCGAGGGCGGGGTTATTTTTCTGGACGAGATATCGGCCATGCCGCTTTACGTGCAGGTTAAACTACTGCGAGTTCTCCAGGAGCGCGTTGTCATCCGCCTTGGCTCCAACAGGCTTATCTCCGTCAATGTGCGCGTTATTGCCGCCAGTAACGAAGACCTCCGCGACTGCATTGCGCGCAATGCCTTTCGCGAAGATCTTTTCTATCGGCTCAACGTCATTCCCCTCGATATGCCGCCATTACGGCAGCGTGTTGGGGATGTGCCCATTCTTGCCAACTTTTTTCTGGATAAATACTGCGCCCTGTTTCAAAAACGCCGCCCCCGGCTGAGATCGTCAGTGCAGCACCTGCTTGAGCAGTATCCCTGGCCGGGCAACGTGCGCGAACTGGAACACGTGGTGGAATACGCCGTCAACATGATGCCCGAAGACGGCACCATTGATATTGACTGTCTGCCAGCAAAGCTGCTGGACGACGTGCGCCGTCTGAAAACACCTGCCCCCCCAGCAGTGGAACAAGATCCCCCAATTTCAGGCGTGCAGCAGATCATTCCCTTGGCGCAAATGGAAGAACAGGCCATCCGTGCAGCATTAAATGTTTTTGGCACCAGCACTGCGGGCAAAAAAAAGGCAGCCCAGGCCTTGGGATTGAGCCTGGCGACCTTCTACCGCAAGCTTCATTCTTTCTCAAATTAAGAATTTTTCACACAAGACTGCATCTCAATATGAGAATTTTCTCATTTTGAGAAGCAGTCTTTTTTTATTCCCCTCCCTCCGCATTCCTCCACTCCACAGTCATAATTGACATTTTTTTCACTTGCACAGTTTGGCCCTCTTTTTGCCTAAAGAGTGATGAAAGGCTTTGGCCGCACTTCACTGAAATCGTTACACGCGAGGGCAACATGTCTATCAGGATGCACCTGAATTCTTACCAAAAAACTCCCGGCACGGGCACCGATCTTTCGACATTATCCCCCTCGGTTGCCAAAAACGTGCGATCTTTCCACGCCACCTTCAAGGAATACGAACCCACGCCGCTGAACCGGTTGCCGGGGCTGGCCGCCGAGCTTGGGGTGAAAAACGTATTCGTCAAGGACGAATCCAAACGCTTCGGGCTTAACGCCTTCAAGGTGCTTGGCGGCTCTTACGCCATGGGGCGCTACATTGCGGACAAAATACACCTGCCGCTGCAAAGTCTCACGCGTGCCAACCTTGATGCTCCCGAAGCAAAGGCCAAGGCTGGCGATATCACCTTTATCACCACCACGGACGGCAATCACGGGCGCGGCCTCGCCTGGACGGCCCGTGAGCTGGGCTACAAGTGCATAGTCTTCATGCCCAAGGGATCGGAAGAAATCCGCAAGAACAATATTCTGGCCGAAGGCGCGCAGTGCACAGTGACCGACCTCAATTACGACGAGGCCGTGCGCATGAGCTGGGGCCTTGCCCAGGAAAACGGCTATGTGATGGTACAGGACACCGCCTGGGAAGGTTATGAAGAAATCCCCACCTGGATCATGCAGGGCTACATGACCCTTGCGACCGAAGCTCTTGAGCAGCTCAAGGCCATGGACGCCCTGCCCACGCACTGTTTCCTCCAGGCGGGCGTCGGTTCGTTTGCCGGTGCGGTTGTGGGCAGTCTGGTTGCCGCCCTGGGCGAAAAAGCCCCCAAGTTCATCATTGTGGAGCCGCACTCGGCCAACTGCATCTACAAGTCGGCCGTGGCAGGCGATGGCAAACCCCATACCGTGGGGGGCGACCTGCAAACCCTGATGGCCGGCCTTGCCTGCGGCGAGCCCAACACCATCAGCTGGGAAATCCTGCGCGACTACTCCACCGCCTACATTTCCTGCCCCGACTATGTGGCAGCCAACGGCATGCGCATTCTTGCCGCACCGCTCCGCGGCGACGCCCCCATTGTTTCGGGCGAATCCGGCGCTGTGACCACTGGTATCGTGCAGTGGCTCATGAAGCACCCGGCAGCCGAAGCCCAGCGCATAGCCCTTGGGCTTGGCGAGGATTCCTCCGTGCTGCTCATCAGCACCGAGGGCAATACAGCTCCTGAAGTTTACAAAAATGTTGTCTGGCTCGGGGCGCACCCCGACCTTGATCCGGCTTAGCGCACCGCTGGTGCAACCCTTGCGCATGGCTCAGGACAAAAATCTGCTTTCACCTAAGGAGAAAACCAATGGATTTCGCCAAGATCACTGAACTCAGCAAAAAATACGAACCTCAGATGACGCGCTTTCTGCGCGACATGATCGCCATTCCTTCCGAAAGCTGCCAGGAAGAAGCCGTCGTCAAGCGCATCAAGCAGGAAATGGAAGCCGTGGGCTTTGACCGCGTGGAAATCGACAAGATGGGCAACGTCATCGGCTACATGGGCAACGGACCGCGCCTTGTCGCCTTTGACGCGCACATCGACACTGTGGGCATTGGTGAACGCGCCAACTGGACCTTCGATCCCTACCAGGGATACGAAGACACCGAAACCATCGGCGGCCGGGGCGCTTCCGACCAGGAAGGCGGTATGGCTTCAATGGTTTACGGCGCGCGGATCATGAAAGAACTGGGCATTATCCCCGCTGACGTTACCGTGGCCATGGTCGGCACTGTACAAGAAGAAGACTGCGATGGCCTGTGCTGGCAGTACCTTATCAAGGAACACGGCCTCAAACCCGAATTTGTGGTTTCCACTGAACCCACCGACGGCGGCATTTACCGTGGTCAGCGCGGCCGCATGGAAATCCGCGTGGATGTGCGCGGTGTCTCCTGCCACGGCTCCGCCCCCGAACGTGGCGACAACGCCATCTTCCGCATGGGGCATATTCTCACCGAGCTGGAAGAGCTGCACAAAAAGCTGCAGGACGACCCATTCCTCGGCAAGGGTTCGCTGACTGTTTCGCAGATTTTCTACTCCTCCCCTTCGCGCTGCGCCGTGGCCGACGGCTGCTCCATTTCCATCGACCGCCGCCTGACCATGGGCGAAGACAAGGATCTTGCCCTCGGCCAGATACGCGACCTGCCTTCCGTGCGCGCCGCTGGCGACCTTGTGAAGGTGTCCATGTACACCTACGAGGCTCCCTCATGGACCGGCCTTGTATACCCCACAGACTGCTACTTCCCCACCTGGGTACTGCCCCAGGATCACGTTGTCTGCAAATCCGCTGAAGAAGCGTACCGCAACCTCTTTGGCAAGGAAGGCCGCACCGACAAGTGGACCTTCTCCACCAACGGCGTGTCCATCATGGGCATGTTCGGCATCCCGGTAGTGGGCTTTGGCCCTGGCAAAGAAAAGGAAGCGCACGCCCCCAATGAAAAAACCTGGAAGGAAGATCTCGTGCGCTGCGCCGCCCTCTACGCCGCCCTTCCGGCCACCTACGCACAAAAAGGATAACCCCATGAGCGCCACGCAAAGGGATCTTGTCGTCATCGCCATAGGTGGCAACTCGCTTATCAGCGCGCGCGATAAAAAAAGCGTCACGGATCAGTATGATGCCATCTGTACCACAGTGGCCCATATAGCGGACGTTATCGAGTCGGGCCGCAGGGTGGTTATTACCCACGGCAACGGCCCGCAGGTGGGGTTTATCCTGCTGAGGTCAGAAATAGCACGCAAAAGCAACGGATTGCATTCCGTACCGCTGGTTTCGTGCGTTGCCGACACGCAGGGGGCCATTGGCTGGCAGATCCAGCAGGCCCTTACCAACGAGCTTGCGGCACGCAAGCATCAGGGGCGCGTTGTCAGCCTTGTCACCCAGGTGAGGGTAAACGCCGATGACCCCGGCTTTACCAACCCCGACAAGTTCGTTGGGGAATTCTACGATGCGGAAGACCTGCCTGCACTGCGCGAGCAGAATCCCCAGTGGGAACTCAAGGAAGACCCGGGCCGGGGCTGGCGGCGCGTGGTTCCCAGTCCTGCGCCGGTGGAAATTGTGGAGCTGGATGCCATCCGCGCCCTGCTCAATGATGGATTCAATCTGGTGACTGTGGGCGGCGGCGGCATCCCGGTGGTGGATCAGGGCAACGGCGCGCTGCGCGGCGTTGACGCCGTTATCGACAAAGATCTGGCCTCGCGCCTGCTTGCCAACGCCCTTGGGGCTGGCACGCTGATCATTTCCACAGGTGTGGAAAAGGTCTGCGTCAATTTTGGCAAACCAGATCAAAAAGCCCTTGGGCAGACAACAGCCGCCGAAATGCAGGCCTATTACGATCAGGGGCAGTTCCCGGCTGGCAGCATGGGGCCCAAAGTCAAGGCGGCTCTGGATTTCCTGGCCGCTGGCGGGGAAAGGGTGATCATTACCAGCCCAGAGCACCTCAAGGCCGCCATCAACAATCAGGGCGGCACCCACATTGTGCCTTAACGCCGCCCGGTAACTCGGCCGCAGACCAAACAAACACAGATACCACTTACCGATTTGCAGGAGAATCCCATGGACCGTACCGGTATTCGCGAACACATCAAGTGCCTTTCCAAATTGAACTTCAAAAACATGTACATGAAGGACTTTCTGGAAACATGGCACAAGAGCGACGACGAAATTGCCGCCACCTTCGCAGTTGCCGACATTCTGCGTGGCCTGCGCACCAACAATGTTTCCACGCGCATTTTTGATTCCGGGCTGGGCATCTCCCTGTTCCGCGACAATTCCACCCGTACCCGCTTTTCTTTTGCCTCGGCCTGCAACCTGCTGGGCCTGACCGTACAGGATCTTGATGAAGGCAAATCGCAGATAGCCCACGGCGAAACCGTGCGCGAAACCGCCAACATGGTGTCCTTCATGGCAGAAACCGTGGGCATTCGCGACGACATGTTCATCGGCAAGGGCAATACCTACATGCGTGAA
It encodes:
- a CDS encoding diguanylate cyclase, translating into MKMDLFVDCDMQISTVHKVLHHVEKLLDAATPPEVPSAFTKNEDFIRLHEKMISLRDIMTSFASGDLSPQITMSGVVAGSCKALQANLRHMTWKVQQVENGDYSQRMDFMGDFSSSFNSMVVQLANTIDALQQKEASLQEEARQRNEAMRQLEQSEAKFKYMAQHDPLTGVFNRRFFFFSAMEQMERCFAMRRNCCYCLLDVDHFKKFNDTYGHVEGDWALKHIVEQAQKSLRRADIMGRYGGEEFIFFFSDADMEQGRAAAERIRVAVESEPCQLQDGRKIPVTVSMGVAGLLAKKVADQNSNILQQHAIKIADTALYQAKGNGRNTVHVAEIVNIT
- the dpaL gene encoding diaminopropionate ammonia-lyase is translated as MSIRMHLNSYQKTPGTGTDLSTLSPSVAKNVRSFHATFKEYEPTPLNRLPGLAAELGVKNVFVKDESKRFGLNAFKVLGGSYAMGRYIADKIHLPLQSLTRANLDAPEAKAKAGDITFITTTDGNHGRGLAWTARELGYKCIVFMPKGSEEIRKNNILAEGAQCTVTDLNYDEAVRMSWGLAQENGYVMVQDTAWEGYEEIPTWIMQGYMTLATEALEQLKAMDALPTHCFLQAGVGSFAGAVVGSLVAALGEKAPKFIIVEPHSANCIYKSAVAGDGKPHTVGGDLQTLMAGLACGEPNTISWEILRDYSTAYISCPDYVAANGMRILAAPLRGDAPIVSGESGAVTTGIVQWLMKHPAAEAQRIALGLGEDSSVLLISTEGNTAPEVYKNVVWLGAHPDLDPA
- a CDS encoding V4R domain-containing protein, encoding MAVARPSLGVYTRIEVYRLLQYTLRDILEDEFGHIKTDEIFRRAGALAGKEFYKKYITDVSDISGLVKIIEDKFMELGIGIFRVESIDLDTLSFTLNVEEDLDCSGLPDSNEQICVYDEGFIQGILESYTGTKFKVREIDCWCTGARTCRFNANAIDQTHGD
- a CDS encoding sigma-54-dependent Fis family transcriptional regulator — its product is MLSDLQPSVQSYADVISKVTGIDVEIMDSSMVRVAGTGIYADKVGESLAQAGEVYKEVMRSRQTVLVKSPRHHEICTNCHNQDNCRERFSLATPIADAATLHGVIGLVCFNDEDRARVMASLDSYSAFISFLADGLALKIGEKTHLSQTTRMLDLMLQAVDIPGLGLILFNRDGSQLYANTPAREFFGETQGKNLQSGDIQPCGSSVYGYEEFEVKAPDGVVHTLPGRMVHLDCGQHYSADMFAFELPKRLARLAGDLNSHSAASGFDSIIGSSGPLESLKTKAMQIADSGSTVLITGESGTGKELLARAIHNAGPRKNAPFIAINCGGIPDTLLESELFGYVSGAFTGASSKGRMGKFELAEGGVIFLDEISAMPLYVQVKLLRVLQERVVIRLGSNRLISVNVRVIAASNEDLRDCIARNAFREDLFYRLNVIPLDMPPLRQRVGDVPILANFFLDKYCALFQKRRPRLRSSVQHLLEQYPWPGNVRELEHVVEYAVNMMPEDGTIDIDCLPAKLLDDVRRLKTPAPPAVEQDPPISGVQQIIPLAQMEEQAIRAALNVFGTSTAGKKKAAQALGLSLATFYRKLHSFSN
- a CDS encoding response regulator, which encodes MAALYLIYLKIITWFANLSIRAKLVISLLPTGTALIIIFVLAAKGSESVDSLYAELVDTKIKAVIAVISSNKESVSAYQQVYELALQDSEEKHLSSRVELEKNINAYFSLISVAKNKSPNNAEGIDALRRQFGELLVEFDKVQDVARTHTRVYALEYMHDKVLPFLNTLRHDTSCLAESMRNGLILDRDDVMANTRKTISMFALAISITVVMSLCIVLTIFKVSVVRPLRSLCKAIESVTHGCYEQVVPYRRWNNEIGQLANNLDRLRVCAAEHSKFLRVKTEVGNIAEALLSATTFSEFSFALLSRLRGRWGITQCELYLADNSQENFTSVDGSAFCDLDPACSSSSSYFFDAKIAGNGNEDVVPTGTFICARNVSGGRWLLLPVISQGKKLAVLELVLAEPQGELVEFFMEELLPVVGQNLEILSSSLQVKELLDKTCLQANSLVLSQAQLVAHKNEILAALKNVKRSQTQLVDMAESLSVGVFQLCCFEDGSRLFTFTSQRMCELLGITVDEIITSPESLWRNVDPQDAAMARTGLNNVLTRMFAGQEHEQTEVQLRAVVGGYDCYLNFCSHYKLLPDGIVQLTAYIEDVSEKRRAALALAEQERMLRVIIDNLPCMVTLKDAEGRYLMGNRFFENVYALKTENILGKTQEEIFLGETARENMENNLCAGGNCTTQTFEFIHVFADGSEHLLRTTEIPLMDSSNRMTGVVSLSLDITEQHAAASYLEHAKLIAEEANKAKSEFLARMSHEIRTPIHAILGLAHLALHSDITDKQREYVSDIQLSGNILLRIIDDILDFSKIEAGKMVIDEVNFNLTELIDRIYSVISVKADECDLEIIFDIDATIPHNLMGDPLRLSQVLINYATNAIKFTEKGHVLLSVKEVERRVDRILLRFAVTDTGIGLDESQSSDLFNAFTQADGSISRNYGGTGLGLAICKRLAELMGGEVGVNSVPGQGSSFWFTAWVGLGEQEACLIDDVLMQDLQHLRCLVVSENSETKRTLTSCLESFFCRVVTVTTGAEALDALDKTDSDDPFLFVLLDSKKSDTECVAVAKRIRQKATRDAFVVLLVTGYNNEGISLEAKNVGVNTVLAKPVNSSTLFDTVMEALGKRVSDKKSDVSNRGARLKGLPKIYDARILLVEDNEINQKVALEILGQAGLIVQVASNGFEAIEAVKNSDFDAVLMDIQMSGLDGLCTARRIRELNKPGVADLPIIAMTAHAMAGDRERSLNAGMNDHLSKPIRPDKLLATLVRWIKQGKHKTFLQSELPCESMDAPQPVMALPGLSVTQGVLRMGGNRELYRNLLAKFAVDYADTATLVRAERDRGSMAAVASIAHSLKGVAGNIGAMELSRAAGKLEIGITRECVTEDLFEQFFCSLESVLTSIRLFEDADSHSDSESRLFDSSSLSSLLSEISKLLECDVAQAFGKVRDLDGVEMPSALEDDLARLQKAMGNFDIEEASQAIESLLVALKVR
- a CDS encoding YgeY family selenium metabolism-linked hydrolase, whose protein sequence is MDFAKITELSKKYEPQMTRFLRDMIAIPSESCQEEAVVKRIKQEMEAVGFDRVEIDKMGNVIGYMGNGPRLVAFDAHIDTVGIGERANWTFDPYQGYEDTETIGGRGASDQEGGMASMVYGARIMKELGIIPADVTVAMVGTVQEEDCDGLCWQYLIKEHGLKPEFVVSTEPTDGGIYRGQRGRMEIRVDVRGVSCHGSAPERGDNAIFRMGHILTELEELHKKLQDDPFLGKGSLTVSQIFYSSPSRCAVADGCSISIDRRLTMGEDKDLALGQIRDLPSVRAAGDLVKVSMYTYEAPSWTGLVYPTDCYFPTWVLPQDHVVCKSAEEAYRNLFGKEGRTDKWTFSTNGVSIMGMFGIPVVGFGPGKEKEAHAPNEKTWKEDLVRCAALYAALPATYAQKG